Proteins from a genomic interval of Quercus robur chromosome 9, dhQueRobu3.1, whole genome shotgun sequence:
- the LOC126700384 gene encoding psbP domain-containing protein 4, chloroplastic gives MGTTLFTSCSFSWRYHQQIIPSSHMLTQCSLENGISTAKVIPDSGESKVVDGGIEKWSGLMKRRSVLVSGVSLISSTCLGSPREGLAVVKQGLLAGRIPGLSEPDEQGWRTYRRPDEKSGGHGVGWSPIIPYVFSVPQYWEEVPVSIADLGGTEIDLRFGSSKEGKLFVIVAPVLRFSDGLGDNAKIELIGPPDKVINAFGPEVIGENVEGKVISMNVAEHSGRTYYQYELEPPHALITATAAGNRLYLFNVTASGLQWKRHYNDLKRISDSFRVV, from the exons atggGAACAACCTTATTTACTAGCTGCAGCTTTTCTTGGAGATACCACCAGCAGATAATTCCTTCTAGTCATATGCTTACTCAGTGTTCACTGGAAAATGGGATTTCTACAGCAAAAGTTATTCCTGATTCAGGAGAGAGTAAAGTGGTTGATGGAGGAATTGAGAAATGGTCTGGGTTGATGAAGAGAAGATCAGTTTTGGTTTCTGGGGTTTCTTTAATCTCCTCAACATGTTTGGGTTCTCCAAGAGAAGGTTTGGCTGTGGTTAAACAAGGCCTTCTAGCTGGGAGGATACCTGGTCTGTCTGAACCAGATGAACAAG GTTGGAGGACATACCGCAGGCCAGATGAGAAGTCTGGAGGACATGGTGTTGGATGGAGTCCTATAATCCCCTACGTATTTTCTGTCCCTCAGTATTGGGAAGAG GTTCCAGTATCAATAGCAGATCTAGGTGGGACAGAAATTGATTTGAGATTTGGTAGCTCTAAGGAAGGAAAACTATTTGTAATTGTTGCTCCTGTTCTCAGATTTAGTGATG GTCTTGGTGACAATGCTAAAATTGAACTAATTGGACCTCCGGATAAAGTGATTAATGCATTTGGACCTGAAGTGATTGGTGAAAATGTAGAAGGGAAGGTTATAAGTATGAATGTAGCAGAACACTCAGGAAGAACATACTACCAGTATGAATTAGAGCCACCTCATGCTCTTATCACTGCAACTGCAGCTGGAAATCGCCTCTACTTGTTTAATGTAACAGCAAGTG gtCTTCAGTGGAAGAGGCACTACAACGATTTGAAAAGGATATCCGACTCTTTTCGCGTTGTCTAA
- the LOC126700385 gene encoding pentatricopeptide repeat-containing protein At1g08070, chloroplastic-like: MLKLLQNCKTIRELKQTHLQILLHGLHESDFVLPKLITLASELVSLDYAVRIFRNSQYPNVISYNTMIKCFVGKTHQGALRVYDQMKALAILPNSFTFTFLLRCFESFEALGDGRVIHGDIVKLGFGSSVFVQNTLLDFYAKCGGNLDSACRVFEEMPERDVVSWNSMISGYLAHGEVEFAIGLFDLMPERSIVSWNSVVSGLSKAGNMELARSVFERMPERNEVSWNSMISGYVRLGDIKSAQCIFDQMPKRTVVSWTAMISGYTMIGDLESARNVFDQMPFKNVVSWNAMIAGYVHNHEFDRALYVFHRMLIDGKCRPDQTTLLSVLSACSHMGSLEHGKWIDSYTKRNNFDLSIPLGNALIDMFAKCGDIENAKAVFDKMAKTCVITWTTMILGLAVNGQCKEALALFGRMHVEGIKPDDVIFIAVLSACTHGGLVEEGERVFDQMVHKFGIVPRIEHYGCMVDLLGRAGKLEEAVRFIKGMHLEPNAVIWATLLGSCKIHGNGDMLESVTRKIMELEPSNPNYLTLISNLSASIGQWRDALISRVAMRQQGMEKVPGCSSIQVGDKVHEFLARDTSHEERKEIYWALSCLNGHLKAVCDGS, encoded by the coding sequence ATGCTGAAACTCTTGCAGAACTGTAAAACTATCAGGGAATTGAAGCAAACCCATCTTCAAATTCTCCTGCATGGCCTCCATGAAAGCGATTTTGTGTTGCCTAAGCTCATCACTCTTGCCTCCGAACTCGTTTCCCTTGATTACGCGGTTCGCATATTTCGAAATTCTCAGTATCCCAATGTAATTTCCTACAATACTATGATTAAATGCTTTGTTGGAAAGACCCATCAAGGTGCATTGCGTGTTTATGATCAAATGAAGGCCTTGGCGATTTTGCCGAATAGTTTTACCTTCACTTTTCTTCTGAGGTGTTTTGAATCGTTTGAAGCTCTAGGAGATGGTAGAGTGATTCATGGTGATATTGTGAAGCTAGGATTTGGTTCAAGTGTTTTTGTTCAGAATACCCTTTTGGATTTCTATGCTAAATGCGGTGGGAATTTGGATTCTGCGTGTCGGGTGTTTGAGGAAATGCCTGAAAGAGACGTGGTGTCGTGGAATTCAATGATTTCTGGGTACTTGGCGCATGGAGAGGTTGAATTTGCAATTGGGTTGTTTGATTTGATGCCTGAGAGGAGTATAGTTTCGTGGAATTCTGTTGTTTCAGGGCTTTCTAAAGCTGGAAATATGGAATTGGCTCGCTCGGTCTTTGAGAGGATGCCAGAGAGAAATGAGGTTTCTTGGAATTCTATGATTTCTGGCTATGTAAGGTTGGGTGATATCAAGTCTGCACAGTGTATTTTTGATCAGATGCCAAAGAGAACTGTAGTTTCTTGGACGGCTATGATTTCTGGGTACACTATGATCGGTGATCTTGAATCTGCAAGGAACGTTTTTGATCAGATGCCATTTAAGAATGTTGTCTCTTGGAATGCTATGATTGCTGGTTATGTTCATAACCATGAGTTTGATCGAGCTCTTTATGTGTTTCATCGGATGTTAATAGATGGCAAGTGCAGGCCTGATCAGACAACTTTGCTCAGTGTACTTTCTGCGTGTTCTCACATGGGGTCTCTTGAACATGGGAAATGGATTGATTCTTATACCAAGAGAAACAATTTCGACTTGTCTATTCCTTTAGGCAATGCTTTGATAGACATGTTTGCAAAATGTGGAGATATAGAAAATGCAAAAGCAGTTTTTGATAAGATGGCTAAAACATGTGTAATTACATGGACTACAATGATTTTGGGTCTAGCTGTTAATGGTCAGTGTAAAGAAGCTCTAGCTCTCTTCGGTAGGATGCATGTAGAAGGTATTAAGCCAGATGATGTCATTTTTATTGCTGTTCTGTCTGCTTGCACTCATGGAGGGTTGGTGGAAGAAGGTGAAAGGGTATTTGACCAGATGGTGCACAAGTTTGGTATTGTACCCCGAATTGAGCATTATGGTTGCATGGTTGATCTTCTGGGTCGAGCAGGGAAGTTGGAGGAAGCAGTACGATTTATCAAAGGCATGCATTTAGAGCCAAATGCTGTCATTTGGGCCACTCTACTAGGTTCATGTAAGATTCATGGAAATGGGGACATGTTAGAGTCTGTAACCAGGAAAATTATGGAGCTGGAGCCTTCAAATCCTAACTATTTAACAttgatttcaaatttgagtGCATCAATTGGACAGTGGAGAGATGCTTTAATCTCTCGGGTAGCAATGAGACAGCAAGGCATGGAAAAAGTTCCTGGTTGTAGCTCCATCCAAGTAGGGGATAAGGTCCATGAATTTCTTGCCAGAGATACAAGTCATGaggaaagaaaggaaatctATTGGGCTTTATCATGTTTAAATGGACACTTGAAAGCAGTATGTGATGGATCATGA
- the LOC126700383 gene encoding pentatricopeptide repeat-containing protein At3g21470: MRVTFSQNPKETTNCPVYYHQTQTQYIHQNPKTINQSSDYCTLPILTNWSYLIRNHISQGSLREALVVYNNIRRKGLDYVGVVPLILKACASLSFLGFGKAVHTETIKTGVDCNVIVGTSLLGMYSKCGDIIDSRKVFDYLPERNVVTWNAMIGEYLRNKDTNSASILFEKMSIRNAVTWNEMIDGFAKGGDTGIARQLFNRVPHEFRNVVTWTVMVDGYTSNGEMEAAREVFEEMPHRNFFAWSSMISGYCKKGDVNEAKAIFDRIPVRNLVNWNSLISGYAQNGFCMEAMGAFGQMQAEGFAPDEVTIVSVLSACAQLGLLDAGKEIHCMIHRKKIRVNVFVLSGLVDMYAKCGDLINARLVFERMTERNTTCWNAIISGFATHGRCKEALEFFDRMESSNKRPDDITFLSVLSACAHGGLVNEGIEIFSKMEKYGLEASVRHYGCLVDLLGRAGRLREAYDLVKRMPMKPNDTVWTAMLGACWIHQDKDMTEKIVKESTQNVNMVTATDSHFVLLSHIYAASDSWEKAERMRTVMGNKGLQKTPGCSLIMPGSTKNTFRVDAR; encoded by the coding sequence atgagGGTAACTTTTTCCCAAAATCCTAAAGAAACTACAAACTGCCCAGTCTACTATcatcaaacacaaacccagtacatacatcaaaatccaaaaacaatTAACCAAAGCTCTGATTATTGTACCCTACCAATTCTCACTAATTGGAGTTACCTCATAAGGAATCACATCTCTCAAGGATCACTTAGAGAAGCTCTTGTTGTGTACAATAATATTAGGCGTAAAGGACTTGACTATGTGGGTGTAGTCCCTTTAATTCTCAAGGCTTGTgcttctctttctttccttgGTTTTGGGAAAGCTGTGCACACCGAGACGATAAAGACCGGGGTGGATTGCAATGTGATTGTTGGGACCTCATTGCTTGGTATGTATTCTAAATGTGGTGATATCATCGATTCACGTAAAGTGTTTGATTATTTGCCTGAGAGAAATGTTGTAACATGGAATGCCATGATTGGTGAATACTTGAGGAATAAAGATACGAATTCTGCAtcaattttgtttgaaaagATGTCAATAAGAAATGCAGTGACTTGGAATGAAATGATTGATGGGTTTGCAAAGGGTGGAGATACTGGTATTGCAAGGCAATTGTTCAACAGGGTTCCTCATGAGTTTAGGAATGTGGTTACCTGGACTGTGATGGTTGATGGGTATACCAGCAATGGGGAGATGGAGGCGGCAAGGGAAGTTTTTGAGGAGATGCCACACCGGAATTTCTTTGCATGGTCTTCGATGATTTCTGGGTACTGCAAGAAGGGTGATGTGAATGAGGCCAAGGCTATTTTTGATCGAATTCCTGTCCGGAATTTAGTGAATTGGAATTCGTTGATTTCTGGGTATGCTCAGAATGGTTTTTGTATGGAAGCTATGGGAGCATTTGGCCAAATGCAAGCTGAAGGATTTGCACCTGATGAAGTCACTATTGTGAGTGTTTTATCTGCTTGTGCTCAGTTGGGGCTGTTGGATGCTGGTAAAGAAATCCATTGTATGATACATCGTAAGAAGATTCGGGTTAATGTGTTTGTTTTGAGTGGATTGGTTGACATGTATGCGAAATGTGGGGATTTGATTAATGCAAGGTTGGTCTTTGAAAGGATGACTGAGAGGAACACTACCTGTTGGAATGCTATAATCTCGGGTTTTGCCACTCATGGACGATGCAAAGAGGCTCTTGAGTTTTTTGACAGAATGGAAAGTTCAAACAAAAGGCCTGATGATATAACTTTTCTTTCTGTTCTCTCAGCGTGCGCGCATGGGGGGCTTGTGAATGAAGGTATAGAAATATTCTCCAAGATGGAGAAGTATGGCTTGGAAGCAAGTGTCAGGCACTATGGGTGCTTAGTTGACCTTTTGGGGCGAGCAGGGAGACTAAGAGAGGCTTACGATCTGGTGAAGAGAATGCCAATGAAACCTAATGACACAGTTTGGACAGCTATGTTGGGAGCTTGTTGGATTCATCAGGACAAGGATATGACAGAAAAGATAGTGAAAGAGAGCACACAAAATGTGAACATGGTGACTGCTACTGATTCACATTTCGTTCTTCTGTCACATATTTATGCTGCTTCAGACAGCTGGGAGAAAGCTGAAAGGATGAGAACGGTCATGGGTAACAAAGGGCTACAAAAGACACCCGGGTGCAGCTTGATTATGCCAGGCAGCACTAAGAACACATTTCGTGTTGATGCTAGATAG